Proteins encoded in a region of the Capra hircus breed San Clemente chromosome 3, ASM170441v1, whole genome shotgun sequence genome:
- the LOC108635666 gene encoding MLV-related proviral Env polyprotein-like: protein MGSVSAPVQPPEAEAPASSTGPRQLVWTILWMTMLLCSEAASVNPHQPVKITWKLQNGLTLEMLNSTTAIHPPNTWWPDLYFDLKPVVNVPWKRGYLRNHAFWACPGAPRHNRKICEGIQDSYCKSWDCVTSNDGSETPGYRQWDVGNRDLLNFSFVGPVPPYSDWEKDHNFVQVKIRFNIDKAKKEKAWVNGISWGLQTRNDLTTYNGIIVVSQVLEPVQMYSIGPNPIEQVHATLYPTTSLPTPQGQTKDPETGPLAKLGQTDLLWKLVKAAYATLNQTHSEATKSCWLCYNLIPPYYEAVGLNASYDLANGTDPPQCRWGE from the coding sequence atgggaagcgtctctgcacccgtccaaccccctgaggctgaagctccggcATCGTCAACAGGACCAAGGCAACTCGTCTGGACCATCTTATGGATGACCATGTTACTCTGCTCCGAAGCTGCCAGCGTGAACCCACAccaacccgtcaaaatcacctggaaactgcaaaatggactaacacttgagatgcttaactccaccaccgcaatacatccaccaaatacttggtggccagacttatactttgaccttaagccggtgGTAAATGTACCTTGGAAAAGGGGCTACCTCCggaatcatgcattctgggcatgtccaggtgcaCCCAGGCACAACCGGAAGATCTGTGAGGGGATACAGGACTCTTATTGTAAATCTTGGGACTGCGTAACTTCTAATGATGGGTCGGAGACTCCAGGGTATAGACAGTGGGATGTAGGAAATCGGGACTTGCTTAACTTCTCATTTGTAGGACCCGTTCCTCCGTACTCCGATTGGGAAAAGGATCATAACTTTGTCCAGGTAAAAATAAGGTTTAAcattgacaaagcaaaaaaagagaaggcCTGGGTCAACGGGATATCATGGGGACTTCAGACCAGAAATGACCTGACTACTTATAATGGGATCATTGTTGTGAGTCAAGTTTTAGAACCAGTACAAATGTATAGTATCGGTCCAAACCCCATTGAACAGGTCCATGCAACTCTCTACCCAACAACCTCCCTACCTACACCCCAAGGACAAACAAAAGACCCAGAGACGGGCCCCCTTGCTAAACTTGGACAAACAGATCTGCTATGGAAATTAGTAAAGGCAGCTTATGCTACCTTAAATCAAACCCATTCTGAGGCAACTAAAtcctgttggttatgttacaacttaattcccccttattacgAGGCAGTAGGCCTCAATGCCTCTTACGACCTGGCCAACGGCACCGATCCTCCCCAATGTCGATGGGGAGAATGA